A window of the Phragmites australis chromosome 20, lpPhrAust1.1, whole genome shotgun sequence genome harbors these coding sequences:
- the LOC133901691 gene encoding DNA mismatch repair protein MSH6-like: MASSASRRLSNGRSPLVRKQSQITAFFSSSSSPSPSPSPAAPNPGTSKPSPSPLNPATKRRPPLAVPSPCAPKPPSLNEGKKKKEKDKKGERAASAVAAPAAEVVGRRLRVFWPLDDAWYEGRVEAYDGGSRRHRVKYDDGDEEEVDLGKEKFEWAASEESTLPLQPARKLRRLRRMSDTAVEKSPVVAEEGEDETGDSTEDEDWKKDAATEDDSDEVELDDEEDEEVVAVRSRKGKLRNSLPISGSARSTLGSGLTSASGSTISKKRKKVDVGTLDCAKKFSFETVNTTGKVESEVPMSCERRKQTTEKVPTTLTGEAAERFGQRDAEKFKFLGEWRKDAKGRRPENPGYDPRTLFLPFQFLKNLTGGQRQWWEFKSQHMDKVLFFKMGKFYELFEMDAHVGAKELDLQYMKGEQPHCGFPEKNLSVNLEKLAKKGYRVLVVEQTETPDQLELRRKEMGIKDKVVRREICAVVTKGTLTEGESLLTNPDPSYLLSVTESYQHSSKKSQDACTVGVCIVDVSTCKFIVGQFQDDPERHGLCSILSEMRPVEIIKPANMLSPETEKALKNNTREPLINELLPSMEFWDAEKTIHEIKQYYSSAEKPNTVDDAQNSVGCLPNLLSELIGAGDRTYGLSALGGCLFYLRQTLLDEKILPCAEFEHLACSGLINNIRKNMILDAAALENLEMLENLRTGGLSGTLYAQLNHCVTGFGKRLLKRWIASPLYDRRAILQRQSAIATFKGAGHEYAVKFRKDLSRLPDMERLLARLFSSCDESRRSSAVVLYEDASKRLLQQFTSALRGCQQMFQACSSISMLICTEGSQLNDLLSLGTGLLNVSSILDCFRDAFDWSEADRNGRIIPREGCDPEYDATSHAIEEIESSLKEYLKEQQKLLRHASVNYVNVGKDIYLIEVPESLGGSVPGNYELQSTKKGFYRYWTPEVKELISELSKAEAEKESKLKGILQKLIQLFVEHHSEWRQLVSVVAEIDVLISLAIASDYFEGPRCRPTIKESNGPDDTPTFHARNLGHPILRSDSLGKGSFVPNDVKIGGQGNASFIVLTGPNMGGKSTLLRQVCLTIILAQIGADVPAESLELSLVDRIFVRMGARDHIMAGQSTFLVELMETASMLSSATKNSLVALDELGRGTSTSDGQAIAASVLEYLVHHVQCLGLFSTHYHRLAMEHKDTKVSLCHMACEVGVGGGGMEEVTFLYRLAPGSCPKSYGVNVARLAGIPASVLRRANEKSSDFEAKYGKPFRMTQDKLVSAQSEDTLSAIRDLFRVVRAWPRHEDQAASLSMLREVQKRAKMQAVEG; encoded by the exons ATGGCATCGTCGGCGTCGCGCCGCCTCAGCAACGGCCGCTCGCCGCTCGTGCGGAAGCAGAGCCAGATCAccgccttcttctcctcctcctcctccccctccccttccccctccCCGGCCGCACCGAACCCCGGCACGTCCAagccctcgccgtcgccgctgaACCCTGCGACGAAGAGGAGGCCCCCGCTCGCCGTGCCCTCCCCTTGCGCTCCCAAGCCGCCTTCCCTTAAtgaagggaagaagaagaaggagaaggataAAAAGGGGGAGCGTGCCGCCTCGGCTGTGGCTGCGCCTGCGGCGGAGGTGGTGGGGAGGCGGCTGCGGGTGTTCTGGCCGCTGGATGACGCGTGGTACGAGGGGAGGGTGGAGGCCTACGACGGGGGCTCCCGCAGGCACCGCGTGAAgtacgacgacggcgacgaggaggaggtcgaccttGGGAAGGAAAAGTTCGAGTGGGCCGCCAGTGAGGAGTCCACGCTACCTTTGCAGCCGGCGAGGAAGCTGCGGCGTCTCCGGCGGATGTCTGATACCGCAGTGGAGAAATCGCCGGTTGTGGCAGAGGAGGGTGAGGATGAGACTGGGGATTCCACTGAGGACGAGGACTGGAAGAAGGATGCTGCCACGGAGGATGATTCTGATGAGGTGGAGCTggatgatgaagaggatgaggaggttgTCGCGGTGAGATCGCGAAAGGGAAAGTTGAGGAACTCCTTGCCAATTTCAGGTTCAGCGCGGTCGACATTGGGTTCCGGTTTGACATCAGCGTCAGGGTCAACAATTtcgaaaaagaggaaaaaggtgGACGTGGGCACATTGGACTGTGCTAAAAAGTTCAGCTTTGAAACAGTTAATACCACTGGAAAAGTTGAATCAGAAGTGCCAATGAGCTGTGAACGGA GGAAGCAAACTACAGAGAAGGTTCCCACTACTCTTACTGGAGAGGCTGCTGAGCGCTTTGGACAGCGGGATGCAGAAAAGTTCAAATTCCTTGGAGA ATGGCGCAAAGATGCAAAAGGCAGGCGTCCTGAAAACCCTGGATATGATCCAAGAACCCTTTTCTTGCCTTTCCAGTTCTTGAAGAATTTGACAGGTGGACAG AGGCAATGGTGGGAGTTTAAATCGCAGCACATGGATAAAGTTCTGTTCTTCAAG ATGGGAAAATTCTACGAATTATTTGAGATGGATGCACATGTTGGGGCAAAGGAGCTTGATCTTCAGTACATGAAG GGAGAACAACCTCACTGTGGATTCCCGGAGAAGAATTTATCAGTAAATCTGGAGAAATTAGCTAAGAAG GGTTATCGAGTTCTGGTTGTGGAGCAGACTGAAACACCAGATCAGCTTGAACTTCGACGTAAGGAGATGGGTATAAAAGACAAG GTTGTGAGGCGTGAAATATGTGCAGTAGTCACAAAAGGAACACTGACAGAAGGAGAGTCCCTGCTGACGAACCCCGATCCGTCATATCTCCTATCTGTGACTGAAAGTTATCAACATAGTTCAAAGAAAAGTCAAGACGCTTGTACTGTTGGTGTTTGCATAGTTGATGTTTCTACATGCAAATTTATTGTAGGACAG ttcCAAGATGATCCTGAGCGCCATGGGTTATGTTCGATCTTGTCTGAAATGAGGCCTGTAGAAATCATCAAGCCGGCTAATATGCTGAGTCCAGAAACTGAGAAGGCATTAAAGAACAACACAAGGGAGCctttaataaatgagttgcttCCATCCATGGAATTCTGGGATGCAGAAAAGACTATTCATGAGATAAAGCAGTACTACAGCTCAGCAGAAAAACCAAACACTGTTGATGATGCACAAAACAGTGTGGGCTGTCTACCTAACCTATTAAGCGAGCTAATTGGAGCAGGTGATAGGACATATGGACTTTCTGCTCTTGGAGgttgtttattttatttaagGCAAACCCTTCTGGATGAGAAAATACTACCATGTGCTGAATTTGAGCACCTTGCATGCTCGGGGCTCATCAACAATATTCGAAAGAATATGATACTTGATGCAGCAGCGCTGGAAAATCTAGAGATGTTAGAAAATCTCAGAACTGGTGGTCTGTCAGG GACCCTGTATGCACAATTGAATCATTGTGTTACTGGATTTGGAAAGAGGCTGCTTAAACGCTGGATTGCGAGTCCATTGTATGATCGCAGAGCAATACTACAACGTCAAAGTGCTATAGCTACTTTCAAG GGAGCTGGCCATGAATATGCTGTCAAGTTTCGTAAGGATTTGTCTAGGCTCCCTGATATGGAGCGTCTGCTTGCACGCCTTTTTTCTAGCTG TGATGAAAGCAGGAGAAGTTCAGCAGTTGTTCTTTATGAAGATGCATCAAAGAGACTGCTTCAACAGTTCACATCTGCTCTTCGTGGTTGCCAGCAGATGTTCCAAGCATGTTCTTCTATTAGCATGTTGATATGCACAGAGGGATCTCAACTAAATGATTTGCTCTCACTAG GCACAGGGCTACTGAATGTATCATCTATTTTAGATTGCTTCAGAGATGCATTTGATTGGTCAGAAGCAGACCGTAATGGTCGGATCATACCTCGTGAAGGTTGTGATCCTGAATATGATGCCACTAGCCATGCAATAGAGGAGATTGAATCCAGTCTAAAAGAATACCTGAAGGAGCAACAGAAGCTGTTGAGACATGCATCG GTTAATTATGTTAATGTTGGAAAGGATATTTACCTCATTGAAGTGCCTGAGAGCCTGGGAGGTTCTGTTCCTGGAAACTATGAGTTGCAGTCTACAAAAAAG GGTTTCTACCGGTACTGGACACCAGAAGTGAAAGAACTAATATCAGAACTTTCGAAGGCTGAGGCAGAGAAAGAATCAAAATTGAAAGGCATTCTTCAGAAGCTGATTCAGCTATTTGTTGAGCATCATAGCGAGTGGAGACAATTGGTTTCTGTTGTTGCTG AGATTGATGTCTTGATAAGTCTTGCTATTGCGAGTGATTATTTCGAGGGACCAAGATGCCGTCCAACTATCAAAGAATCAAATGGCCCAGATGATACTCCTACTTTCCATGCAAGAAATCTTGGGCATCCCATTCTACGAAGTGATTCCTTAGGCAAGGGTTCTTTTGTACCAAATGATGTTAAGATAGGTGGGCAAGGGAACGCCAGCTTTATTGTTCTTACTGGTCCAAATATGGGTGGTAAATCAACTCTTTTACGCCAAGTTTGTCTTACTATTATATTGGCACAG ATTGGAGCAGATGTTCCTGCAGAAAGCCTTGAGCTTTCTCTTGTTGACCGTATATTTGTTCGCATGGGAGCAAGGGATCATATTATGGCTGGCCAAAGTACATTCTTGGTGGAGCTCATGGAGACTGCTTCTatgctt TCATCGGCTACCAAGAATTCTCTTGTGGCTTTAGATGAGCTTGGACGGGGTACATCAACTTCTGATGGACAAGCTATCGC GGCATCTGTTCTAGAATATCTTGTTCATCATGTGCAATGTCTAGGCTTGTTTTCTACGCACTACCATAGGTTAGCAATGGAACATAAGGATACCAAG GTATCACTTTGTCATATGGCATGCGAGGTaggagtgggaggaggaggaatggAAGAAGTGACTTTCCTTTATAGATTAGCACCTGGTTCATGCCCCAAAAGCTATGGTGTAAATGTTGCTCGATTGGCAG GAATACCTGCTTCAGTGCTTCGAAGGGCTAATGAGAAGTCAAGTGACTTTGAGGCCAAATATGGGAAGCCATTCCGTATGACTCAAGATAAGCTTGTCAGTGCACAGAGTGAGGATACATTATCTGCCATTAGGGATTTGTTCCGTGTTGTGAGGGCATGGCCTCGTCATGAAGATCAGGCAGCAAGCTTAAGTATGCTCCGTGAAGTACAGAAGCGAGCCAAGATGCAGGCTGTCGAAGGTTAA
- the LOC133901907 gene encoding heavy metal-associated isoprenylated plant protein 25-like yields the protein MDYRFYCMTLRMNIDCNGCYRRIRRALLQMQELESYQIDKKHGRVSVCGAFSPQDVAIKIRKRTNRRVEILEVREASPAGEGEGAGHMP from the exons ATGGACTACAGG TTCTACTGCATGACCCTCAGGATGAACATAGACTGCAATGGGTGCTACCGGAGGATCAGAAGGGCTCTTCTCCAGATGCAAG AGCTGGAGAGCTACCAAATCGACAAGAAACACGGCCGGGTGAGCGTCTGCGGCGCCTTCAGCCCGCAGGACGTGGCGATCAAGATCAGGAAGCGGACCAACCGGCGAGTCGAGATACTGGAGGTCAGGGAGGCCTCGCCGGCCGGAGAAGGGGAAGGCGCCGGCCACATGCCCTAA